In one window of Gouania willdenowi chromosome 8, fGouWil2.1, whole genome shotgun sequence DNA:
- the LOC114467913 gene encoding transcription factor SOX-10-like yields MSRKEQRFSEVELSPGMSDDSLSLSPGQSSGAAGGDDSPLHGRQPANLDDPSASCSSLKSEDEDERFPAGIREAVSQVLNCYDWTLVPMPVRVNSGSKNKPHVKRPMNAFMVWAQAARRKLADQHPHLHNAELSKTLGKLWRLLNESDKRPFIEEAERLRKQHKKDYPDYKYQPRRRKNGKANSGSGSETDSHLEGQSHSPPTPPTTPKTESQSGKIGEGKREGTRGLMGGEGGLGAPGSGKPPFDFGNVDIGEMSHEVMANMESFDVNEFDQYLPPNGHPGVGQSGSSAGGAAAATPATPYTSYISSALAVASGHSAAWLSKQQHHHGSSLGSEPTKTQIKSETVGSGSQFGETASTGAHVTYTPLSLPHYSSAFPSLASRAQFVEYADHQASGPYYAHSSQASGLYSAFSYMGPSQRPLYTAITDAGSVSQPHSPTHWEQPVYTTLSRP; encoded by the exons ATGTCCAGAAAGGAGCAGAGGTTCTCAGAGGTGGAGCTCAGCCCGGGGATGTCGGACGACAGCCTCTCGCTGTCGCCCGGCCAGTCCTCCGGTGCAGCCGGTGGGGACGACTCGCCCCTTCACGGGCGGCAGCCGGCCAACCTGGACGACCCGTCGGCGAGCTGCTCGTCCCTGAAGTCCGAGGACGAGGACGAGCGCTTCCCGGCGGGTATACGTGAGGCCGTGAGCCAGGTGCTCAACTGCTACGACTGGACGCTGGTGCCAATGCCGGTACGTGTGAACAGCGGCAGCAAAAACAAGCCACACGTGAAGAGGCCGATGAACGCCTTCATGGTTTGGGCGCAGGCGGCGCGCAGGAAACTGGCCGACCAGCATCCGCATCTACACAACGCTGAGCTCAGCAAGACCCTGGGAAAGCTGTGGAG GCTTTTGAATGAAAGTGATAAGCGACCTTTCATCGAGGAGGCCGAGAGGCTGAGGAAACAGCACAAGAAAGACTATCCTGACTACAAATACCAGCCTCGACGCCGAAAGAACGGAAAGGCAAACTCGGGCTCAGGAAGCGAAACCGACAGCCATTTGGAAG GTCAGAGCCACAGTCCTCCTACACCTCCCACTACTCCCAAGACCGAGAGTCAATCTGGGAAGATTGGGGAAGGAAAGAGGGAGGGCACCCGAGGCTTGATGGGAGGTGAAGGAGGTTTGGGTGCTCCGGGGTCCGGGAAACCGCCGTTCGACTTTGGGAACGTGGACATTGGTGAGATGAGCCACGAGGTGATGGCCAACATGGAGTCTTTTGACGTCAACGAGTTTGATCAGTACCTGCCACCCAATGGTCACCCGGGGGTGGGGCAGAGTGGTTCTTCAGCGGGAGGAGCTGCCGCAGCAACCCCGGCCACTCCATACACCTCGTACATCTCGTCGGCTCTGGCCGTGGCCAGCGGACACTCGGCGGCCTGGCTGTCCAAGCAGCAGCACCACCACGGATCGTCTCTGGGCTCGGAGCCGACGAAGACTCAGATCAAAAGCGAGACGGTGGGTTCCGGGAGTCAGTTCGGAGAGACGGCTTCGACCGGTGCCCACGTCACCTACACCCCCCTCAGCCTGCCGCACTACAGCTCCGCCTTCCCCTCGCTGGCCTCCAGGGCTCAGTTTGTAGAGTACGCCGATCATCAGGCCTCGGGGCCTTACTACGCCCACTCCAGCCAGGCCTCAGGGTTGTACTCGGCCTTTTCCTACATGGGCCCATCTCAGAGGCCTCTGTACACCGCCATCACTGACGCTGGCAGCGTGTCGCAGCCTCACAGCCCCACCCACTGGGAACAGCCCGTCTACACCACTCTGTCGCGGCCATGA